The Henckelia pumila isolate YLH828 chromosome 2, ASM3356847v2, whole genome shotgun sequence genome includes a window with the following:
- the LOC140879347 gene encoding uncharacterized protein gives MDSFQQIGLPVVGIVAAAALTFYAVSFAEMREKSFKDLEEREAADENGGFKSSLSSRERRARRKAEKQAKS, from the exons ATGGATAGCTTTCAGCAGATAGGGCTTCCTGTTGTGGGAATTGTGGCCGCTGCTGCCCTTACTTTTTATGCTGTTAGTTTTGCCGAGATGAGAGAG AAATCGTTTAAAGATTTAGAAGAGAGGGAAGCTGCTGATGAAAATGGAGGATTCAAATCATCTTTGAGCTCCAGAGAGAGGAGGGCAAGAAGGAAGGCGGAGAAGCAAGCTAaatcttga